CCACGACGGGGCCTCCCGCATCGATGAACTGGTGCAGCAGGCGAAGGCCTACGGCTATGCCGCCCTGGCCGCGACCGACCACGACAACCTGTGTGGAGCGATGGAGTTTGCCCTCGCCTGCCGTGACGCGGGCATCCAGCCCGTCACCGGCTGCGAAGTCACCCTGACGAACGGCTTCCACCTCACGCTCCTTGCCGAGAGCCGCACGGGCTACGGCAATCTCTCCTGGCTTATCTCCCAGGCCCATCAGCAGGACAGGCAGCATCCCGCACTTGACCCGAGCCTCATCGAGGGACACACGGATGGCCTGATCGCTCTCTCCGGCTGTCGTAAGGGCGAAGTGGCAACCCTCATAGGGCATGGCCAGTACGACCAAGCCCAACGAGTCGCGACGAGGTACCGTGAACTCTTTGGGCGGGAGAGCTACTTCGTCGAGCTTCAGCACCACCGGATGCGCGGCGATACGGAGCGGAATCGCCGTCTGGCCGCCCTCGCGGAGGCCATCGAGGTCGGCACCGTCGCGACAGGCAACGTCCACTACCACGAGCCGTCCCGCCACCGCCTCCACGACTGCCTGACGGCCATCAGGCACAACCAATCCGTCGTGGAAGCCTACCGGCACCTGTGGCCGAACGACGAACTCAGCCTCAAACGCCCCAGCGACATGCTGCGCCCCTTCCAGCCGCATGGTGGGGCCGTTGCCAACACCGTCCTGATCGCCGAGCGGTGCAAGGCCTTCGACCTCGTGCGTGACCTCGCCTATAAGTTCCCCGACTACCGCGCTCCCGACAGACTGACCCCCCAGGCATATCTCGAAAAGCTGTGCACAGAGGCGGCCATGCGCCGCTACGGCTCATTGACCCCCAAAGTCAGGCAACGCCTGGAGCACGAGTTCCGGCTTATCAAGAAGCACGACCTGGCGGGCTTCCTGCTGATCTACCGCGACATCATCCTGCTTGCCCATGAAGTGGCGGTTGACCTGGGCATCAGCGACCCTGAGATGCCTGTGGAGATGCAGCCGCCGTGCAGAGGGCGCGGCTCGTCCGTGGCGATGCTGGTGGGCTATCTCCTGGGCATGTCCCACATCGACCCGCTCCACTACGACCTTACCCTGGAGCGATTCCTGCCCGAAGACGCCCTCCCAAGCGTGCCGGATATCGACCTCGACTTCCCCCGGAATATCCGTGAGGAGCTGATCCTGCGCATCCACCAGAAGTACGGGTGGGAGCGGGCAGCCCTCACGGGCATGATCGACACCTACAGGGTCAAAGGCGCAGTCCGCGATATCGGCAAGGCCCTGGGCATCCCTCAAGACCAGATCGACAAGCTGGCGAAAGACGTGGACGATTCGAACGCGGCAGCGCTTCGCGACCAGATGCGCCTGCACCCGGCATGGAAGGACAGAGCGGACAAGCACCCTTGGAACGAGCTCATATGCCTCTCCAGCCAGATCGCGGGCTTCCCCCGCCAGCTCGCCCAGCACCCGGGCGGCATGGTGATCAGCGACAGGCCCCTGACTGAGGTGGTCCCCATCCAGCCGAGCGCGATAGGGGGGCGCTACGTCATGCAATGGGACAAGGACTCGATAGACGAGGCCCGGTTCGTCAAGATCGACCTCCTGGCCCTTGGGGTCCTCTCGCAGTTCCAGCACTGCCCCAAGGTCATCGAGCGCCAGGCGGGACGGTGGATCGACCTCTCCCGCATCGACTTCAGCGACCCCGAGGTGTACAAGCTCCTGCACAGCGGCGAGACCGTGGGCATCTTCCAGGTGGAGTCCAGCGCACAGATACAGACCCTCCCCCGCCTCCGGCCCCAGAACCTCATCGACATGGCCCATGAGGTCGGGGCCGTCCGGCCCGGCGTGGGGGCCAACAACGGCGTCCGCCACTATATCCGCAGGCGGAGCGGAGAGGAGCCGGTGACGTTCAACCACCCGCTGGAGCGGAGGGCTTTGGAGCGCACTCTGGGCATCGTGCTCTTCCAAGACCAGCTCGTCCAGCTGGGCGTGGACGTGGCGGGCTTCACCCCGTCCGAAGCCGACAAGCTGCGCCGCGCCTTCGGG
Above is a genomic segment from Chloroflexota bacterium containing:
- the dnaE gene encoding DNA polymerase III subunit alpha; translated protein: MYTELHLHTNYSFHDGASRIDELVQQAKAYGYAALAATDHDNLCGAMEFALACRDAGIQPVTGCEVTLTNGFHLTLLAESRTGYGNLSWLISQAHQQDRQHPALDPSLIEGHTDGLIALSGCRKGEVATLIGHGQYDQAQRVATRYRELFGRESYFVELQHHRMRGDTERNRRLAALAEAIEVGTVATGNVHYHEPSRHRLHDCLTAIRHNQSVVEAYRHLWPNDELSLKRPSDMLRPFQPHGGAVANTVLIAERCKAFDLVRDLAYKFPDYRAPDRLTPQAYLEKLCTEAAMRRYGSLTPKVRQRLEHEFRLIKKHDLAGFLLIYRDIILLAHEVAVDLGISDPEMPVEMQPPCRGRGSSVAMLVGYLLGMSHIDPLHYDLTLERFLPEDALPSVPDIDLDFPRNIREELILRIHQKYGWERAALTGMIDTYRVKGAVRDIGKALGIPQDQIDKLAKDVDDSNAAALRDQMRLHPAWKDRADKHPWNELICLSSQIAGFPRQLAQHPGGMVISDRPLTEVVPIQPSAIGGRYVMQWDKDSIDEARFVKIDLLALGVLSQFQHCPKVIERQAGRWIDLSRIDFSDPEVYKLLHSGETVGIFQVESSAQIQTLPRLRPQNLIDMAHEVGAVRPGVGANNGVRHYIRRRSGEEPVTFNHPLERRALERTLGIVLFQDQLVQLGVDVAGFTPSEADKLRRAFGKRNADALIPKWWERFRDGAAKKGVDEATAKRIFSVYNGMYQFPEAHAFAFGVTAYQSAWLKWYYPLAFYIGLFNEQPMGFYSPESLKEDARRFGVTVLNPDVNRSEVLCVDEGDAIRLGVGYVEHIGAASAKAIVKARRERPYESLADFMQRAGLVQRQVECLIDAGAMDSLCQDRRQARWEAGLRYRPVTAQFSFALPVEQDMPKLPQTTAFEEMTREYQAMGIHPKGHVMAYVRSQLPKRVLTSTQALEIAEGATVTVAGLITHKQRPLAEAVFVNVEDEFGTVRLIVWAKTYERFKAPLNSPFVIVRGRVSRRENTFNVILESAWPLQVTEHTPRSRDFR